gagcggcggcggcggcggcggcggcggcgggatgAACGCGCCTCCGGCTTTCGagtccttcctcctctttgaGGGCGAGAAGAAgtgaggggcggcgggggtCGGGGCGGAGACCCTGCTCTggccgcggggggggggcggggggaggcccGGGCTCCCCGTACGGCCGGCCGCCCGCCGGTCCCCCGCGGCCTCCCGGTGTGTATCCGGTAACGGCCCGTCTGTCTCCTCGCAGGATCACCATCAACAAGGACACGAAGGTGCCCAACGCCTGCCTCTTCACCATCAACAAAGAAGACCACACGCTGGGGAACATCATCAAGTCGtgagcggcggcggggaggggaaaCAAATTTTGGGAgtgtttggggctttttcctGGGGAAATTGCGATAGCTGGTGTCAGGTCGGGCACCGCTGCCTTTAAAAACGAGGGCCCAGTCTCCACAGACGTTGATAATGCCCAGTGTGAAAGTATGGTGGCAGAGCCCAGCAGAAacatggcttttaaaattattttttgtagtACAGAAAGCATTTATACTTGTGCTCCATGGTTGTTCTGTTGCTCTTCCGTTCCAGGCAGTTACTGAAAGACCCCCAGGTATTATTTGCGGGCTACAAGGTCCCGCACCCACTGGAACACAAAATTATCATCCGCGTCCAAACGACCCCCGATTACAGCCCCCAGGAAGCTTTCACCAACGCCATCACGGACTTGATCAGTGAGCTCTCCCTCCTGGAGGAGAGGTTCAGGGTAAGCgtgtttcttgtttcttttgacCAAGCTTCTTGCAATTAAGAGTTAAACAGAGAGGAGTAGTGTATCCTAGAGCTGCTATTTTAGGTCAATAAATTCGTCAGAGCCCTGCAGCATTGCGTTGGGTCCTGTCAAGGCGTGGTGGAGCCTGGCTGCTCTGAAGGGTTATTTACACGCGCAGCAAGGGTGCAGCGGGTGCTCTGTAGCTCCCTAGGTGCCCAGCGTTAGCACTGGCTTCTCACAGTCGTAGTGTAGAAGccaattttctgttcttccaagtgggtttttttttttacttctgccaTAACTCTGGGAcagtggttttttgttttgaccACTTCTCATTGATTCTGCTCAACTGTGCAATGGTATTTATTTAGCCCGATTTTTGTGCCTCAAATCTGCCCGAAGGGTTATTCAGACAAAACCAGGGGCGCTCTGACCAGGATACTGCCTGTGTAATGTTCTCTGAGCTGCCCGTAAAAAGGTAACAGTGCATCACCTTTGTAAATATGTTTTGATTATAATTTAAGTAGTATTTTTCTGGATGGTGTAGAGATTTCCACTTTTTTGGGGTGGAAACCCTTGTGCCCTTATATTTCACAAAAGACTGTTATGAATGGTTAAAGGAACCTCCTCCCATTCTTGTCTTAGCGcatgtgtttttctgtgttttacaggTGGCTATTAAAGACAAACAAGAAGGCATTGAGTAAAATCACCCCGTTTAGAGCGGACTGTACTTCTGATGCAGAATGATGCGCCTTGTTACTTGAATGCTATATTTAAACCTCTATTCATGGCAAATATTTTCCCCCTTGTCCCACTTATGATTAGTCTTTGACAGCAGCAGTGGTATTTTcgtggttggtttgttggtgggtgtttgggtgggtttttttgggttgtttttttttgtttgtgggttggtggttttttttaaataccagacAGGCACTTTGCCAAGAGGATAAATGTCTTGTTTGATTTGATGGATAAGGCACTAACATGATTTCTACTTCTTTAATTTGAGCCTTAAGGCAAATATTTGTACCAGGCTGTTGGGGAGTTTACTGTCAGTGTACTTCCAGAACAAGAAGCTGCTGAGTGACaactctctgcttttccttttcaaaaagtCTAGGCACTGCCACCTGAACTGGTATTCTGTTTTATTAAGTGTCATTTCTataaaacaaatgcacaaaTTGTGAAAACTTACAGTAAAAGAAACCGGATGTTTACAATGACTTGATGAGTTTAACAAActcttacctttttttctcttgcacgTAATAGCTGGTCTAGAAAACTTCATGGTTACATGGGTAACAGTCACTAATACTGCACTATTTCAAAGCACGGGAACGAAACTCTGTTACAAGGAACTATGACTTCTTCCAAATTGCTGTTATGTTCACACTAGTTAGAACAACAAGGTAAGTAAAAGTAGGGTCTGATACCACATTGTTTATTAGGACTTCGCTCAGCTGCTCCCCGTTTGCTCGAAGCTCTGGCCACTTGAGAATCTACGAGGAGAACAGAGTTTGGGTGGGAAAGGAAGGGTGATACCATCTCTGAAAGTGGGAGGCTATTCATTACTGCAAGGCCTGGTTTGATGATTGGGTCTCTGGAATCCACTTCCCTACTGACCTGCGGAAGCTGAATAAAAGGTTCTTCCCCTTTCTGAGGGAGGTGGTGCAGCTTTATGATACTGCTCCTGACAGAGCAGGGCTTAAtgatcagaaaggaaaaagtgaaagcaGCTGCCCCTCTGCTGGCGGAACTGGCTGTTGTCTTGGGCAATACACTGCCGAAACGTTCATGGAACACTAGGTCACCTCATACCTGTATATGATGGTAGCTCAAGACCGGGCTCTGGAGTGAGCCTGTGAGTGGGTGTGCGATTGTCCTTTCAGCGCCTTCGCCATGCAAGGGAACAGTAACTGCCCAAAGGAGGACTGGCTCTGGCGGCCAGGGACataccaagcaaaaaaaaaaaaaaaaaaaaaaaaaaagcgtggTGTGAGCATACGAAGGAGCAAGCCCTTTCCTGCGTGCCATACTGCCAGGGAACGGCCGCTGCAGCTTCCCTCCCCTTGGGCCGTCGGGGAAATAGTGTCTGCATGCTTGTATGCTCGGGCTCTCCAGTTTAACCATCGATTTTTTACTGAGGGTCCTTCTGCTAGGAAAAGTTGCCAAGCTGCAGAATGCAGGAGCAAACAGAGGTGCTTTACAGCTCCTAATTCCTGTCACAGTTGTGTTTGCATGAGATTTGAAAGATGGTCTTGGTCACGGTCTGGAGAGCGCTTTTAATTGCTTGTGCGTGCTATGTAGAGAAAACACTAGGCATGTTCTGGTATAAATCTGCTCAGGAGCCTCGGGGCAGCTGCCCCGGGGAAGGCCGGAGGCCCAGCTCAGCCCAAAGGGTAAGCAAGAGACCTACCTGCGTGGGAGGGATCCTCTTGTCCGAGCGTTTTCCCTTCGCAGAGCTCCATGCTGTCGTGTAGTTTGAGAGGTTGTACATCCACACATCTCCCTTCTCATCACCACAGAACACATAGTCTTTTGCTGTAAGACCAAAAGAAGCAGCTGGAAAATGAGCGTGGACCTGAGAGTCCCCACCTCTATAAAGCAAAGCCCAAGACAGTGCTGTAGGATCCCAGTGGAGGGTGTCATCTCTAGCACAAATATGTTAATCTACCTCACTCTGGAAAGAGCCTTGGTTCATTTAGAGTAAAATAGCTGATTTATTAAGAAAGGCTAGTGGTAaatgtttttgcatttcttctaaCTTTTTCAGACATTTTGGGTTTGGAAAGTGGCAGTCAGATCAGGGTTGTTTATTCCTTGTTCGTCTTAAAAGCCAGCTGCCCTGGGTGTGGAATTCCTACCCCTTACAACAGCTGCAGTAAGCATTAAAATGGCTCTAGAAAAGCTACAGGGCCAAGTCATCAGCTCTGCGTGGAGACTGTACAAGGAAGACCATGTTGGCACTGTACAGTTGGTGTAACACTAAGCCTGAGCTGTTCCCCTGCTGTATGGCAGATAGTATAGCTGCATTTCTGTATTACTTATTTATATacagctggtgctgggctggtaCTGCCATGCAGGGAGCTAAGGGCTCTTGTGGCTTGCAGAGGGGAGACCAGACACGCTCGCTCTGATGGGCACTGGACCCCAGGCCTCTGTCTCCAATGACGGGCTCCTCTGACAGGTGATGGGAGGCACACACAACTGGTCAAAGTAAGTCTTGACCcatctctgctccagtgactggtGCAGCCTTGCTGCTTGCCCTAAAGCAGGGTGCTGCCTACCTGGGCAGGTGCTGAGCGTCAGGTACGACAGGTCTGTCGTGGACCACTCGAGCTCAGCTAGGATAACTGCAGCTACTGTTCGCTGATATCCTTTCCCCTTTGTATCAAAAGACCGACTCCAGCTCCATAAATATATGCATCCAAGTTTAGAGCTCTTGGAAACTAGGGAAGAAAAATGGGAGAGGCTGTGTCAGTAGCTGAGAAGCGAAACGCCTCAAGACAAAGGCTGGCCTCTGGTGAAGGCAGTCCATCCAGAAGGTGGCTTTTAAGACGTGGGACCTGATACCAGCAGCAACTGTTTCCACCGCCTTTACCTTATTCCCCGATCACTGGAGGCTGCAGAGGCATTTTCAGTCCCATGCTTATGTTCCTGAACTGCAGAACAAGCATAAGCTACTCAGAAAGACCCAGCCCACACTTCAACCACGCTCCCAGATGTGGCAACCCCCAATTCCCCCGCAAAAAAAACACTGCTGCCATCAGCCCTCGAGCAGAAAGGGCCTCTCCTCCCTTCCACTTTGGCGCTGCTCAGCCAAGCATGCTCTTGGGGATGGGGCCACCTGAGTTCCAGTCCTGCTCGGGTGGGTTTGCACCTCTAGCCCACATTTTAAGGAAAGTGACTCTGGGAGACAACTCCAGTCTGTGtagcccctcccccccccccccaaagaatCGCTAAAAGAGGTAGTTACACCCCATTCCGTCCCTCTGCCCATCGTGCTGGCTTTAGCCTGCCACATGCTTTTTCTGGATTGGCCTATTGTGTTCATACTCACCAATGACATCATCGTTCAGAAAAGCCAAACCGTCGACCCTGTGAGATGTTGTCATGTCTCCATCCTCATCAGGAAACTGGAATATGGCTTCAAAAGGCCTAGAGTAGGGGAAGGGTGAAATGAGTCAAGTCCTGaatgggcagcagcagcagaagggtgCTCAGGTACAGAACCCGCAAGGAAAGTCAGGTGTTAGTCTCGTGCCAAACTCAGATGCTAATTCCCACTCGAACGTATGCTTTCAGCCACCTGGCTTTTATTAATACAGCAGAAGCCATTTGCTTAAGCGATTGCTGTTTTACTTCATCTGTTTTTGTAGGCATCAGGATTAGTGTATGTCAGCAGGGCACGACTTCACTTGCTTCcttcttgtgattttttttttttccctctgtgctcCCACAGAGTGCCAGTTTCCTGGGTAACCTCACGTACCAGCAGCAGGGTAGGCCTTGCTGTGAGACTGGAACTCGATCCAAGATTTTTACGCTCCCTTACACTACTTACGGGCCTAGCGTCCTGAAGTTTTAGGGTATCGTATTACACTCATGTCAGCCCTCCTGCAAAGCAGCCTGCAACACTTGTAGAGTGGAGCACCACTACAAGCTCAGGGCTGCTAGCTTGGAACACTCCTTTAGCATTATGCTAGGATTTTTCCTTGGCAATATGGGAAGGGGAGCATGTTTTAAGTTTGGAAAGACgtgctgcttttcttgctcCGACCTCCCTCAGTTAGAAAGAAAGCCTTTGCTAGAACTACCTGTTCTTGTTATGAAAAGTGAAGGCATGCCCCCAGCTTTTCGTTGTCACCTGCTTTTTTGTCCCTTATCCAGTTTTATATTCCAGGCAAAGCAGCCACCTTCACAGCCAGCCAGCAGGTACTGCTCTGGGCAGGTGGGGGCCAGGGCAATCCGTAAGGGAATGGAGAGCGCttccagcaccagcagctggctaaaaaaaaaaaaaaaatataacaaacagTCAAATGGTGCTGCGAAGTGACAGTTATAGGCTCCTGGACTGGCCACATCTGGTTTTTGAACCTTTACCTTGCTTTGAAATTGTAGTCACAGTCTGGAATCCCAATATCCCAGA
This portion of the Phalacrocorax aristotelis chromosome 18, bGulAri2.1, whole genome shotgun sequence genome encodes:
- the POLR2J gene encoding DNA-directed RNA polymerase II subunit RPB11-a; protein product: MNAPPAFESFLLFEGEKKITINKDTKVPNACLFTINKEDHTLGNIIKSQLLKDPQVLFAGYKVPHPLEHKIIIRVQTTPDYSPQEAFTNAITDLISELSLLEERFRVAIKDKQEGIE